A section of the Petrimonas sulfuriphila genome encodes:
- a CDS encoding DUF4252 domain-containing protein — MKKTILSILLLAGFTFTFAQKNPFEQFSEMDGVTSVYISKTMLSMIPKNSKMNYGGVNVGSFLNKLSSILILTSEDQKIAPQMLSMANNRVKGRDYELLMRVKSDDNDNVNFFMKGKPEDIRELIMIVAGNDGENVVMQFLGNFTLDDIQKMTEGFNK; from the coding sequence ATGAAAAAAACAATCTTATCCATACTGTTACTGGCAGGTTTCACATTTACTTTTGCACAAAAAAACCCGTTTGAACAATTCTCCGAAATGGACGGTGTAACATCGGTTTACATATCAAAGACGATGTTGTCCATGATTCCCAAAAATTCTAAAATGAATTACGGAGGAGTAAACGTGGGAAGCTTTTTAAACAAATTGTCATCGATCCTCATCCTTACATCCGAGGATCAGAAAATTGCCCCGCAAATGCTTTCCATGGCTAACAACCGCGTGAAAGGACGTGATTACGAACTGTTGATGCGCGTGAAGTCGGACGATAACGATAACGTCAATTTCTTTATGAAAGGTAAGCCCGAGGATATCCGTGAGCTGATTATGATTGTTGCCGGAAATGACGGTGAAAACGTGGTGATGCAGTTTTTGGGAAATTTCACACTCGACGATATTCAGAAAATGACAGAAGGGTTCAATAAATAA
- a CDS encoding sigma-70 family RNA polymerase sigma factor translates to MSNEEFKKRFLSFHSLIYRISCRILENGDDADDITQEVYIKLWEQRNNLGNIRNDEAFVVTLTKNLSIDWLRKNHRKTTSVVDNKDIRCENREEERMDARDELSNLMKCMSALPKTQQEVIRLRHFADLSIREIAEATRQTETNIRQLLSRARRTMKEKLNRNGNEQQ, encoded by the coding sequence ATGAGCAATGAGGAATTTAAAAAGCGTTTTTTATCCTTTCATTCGTTGATTTATCGAATTTCGTGCCGTATTCTCGAAAACGGAGATGACGCTGATGATATTACGCAGGAAGTGTATATAAAACTTTGGGAACAGAGGAATAATCTTGGAAACATCCGTAACGATGAAGCCTTTGTGGTAACCCTGACAAAAAACCTGTCCATTGACTGGCTCAGGAAAAATCACCGCAAAACGACATCCGTTGTTGACAACAAAGACATAAGGTGTGAAAACAGGGAAGAGGAAAGAATGGATGCCCGGGACGAATTATCCAATTTGATGAAATGTATGAGCGCTTTACCCAAAACACAACAGGAAGTAATCAGGCTCAGGCACTTCGCTGATCTGTCGATCAGAGAGATAGCCGAAGCCACTCGTCAAACGGAAACCAATATCCGGCAACTATTATCGAGAGCCAGACGTACAATGAAAGAAAAATTAAACAGAAACGGAAATGAACAGCAATGA
- a CDS encoding DUF4252 domain-containing protein encodes MYKRLSLILLCGLLAFSAYSQSKVSFEHLYNRFAQEKNAEKVKVGGLLMFLTKPLVAKYADGLNISSVHVLALDECSQDVKLRFNTLAEKLNDDKYEVLLKANDKEEKTRILARFQNDAIRELVIVSMGNEPTLVRIKGKIKPEDVQKLVNPDDNEQ; translated from the coding sequence ATGTACAAACGTCTATCACTCATATTGCTGTGCGGATTATTGGCATTCTCCGCCTATAGCCAGTCGAAAGTATCGTTCGAACACCTGTACAACAGGTTTGCGCAGGAGAAGAACGCAGAAAAAGTTAAGGTGGGCGGATTGCTGATGTTTCTGACCAAGCCCCTTGTAGCGAAATACGCTGACGGTTTAAATATTTCGAGCGTTCATGTTCTCGCTCTGGATGAATGTTCGCAGGATGTAAAACTCAGGTTCAATACGTTGGCTGAAAAACTGAATGATGACAAATATGAGGTTCTGCTGAAAGCAAACGATAAAGAAGAAAAAACAAGAATACTCGCACGATTTCAAAACGACGCAATCCGGGAGCTGGTCATCGTTTCCATGGGTAATGAACCGACTCTCGTACGCATCAAAGGAAAAATTAAACCCGAAGATGTACAAAAATTAGTCAACCCGGACGACAATGAGCAATGA
- a CDS encoding aminoacyl-histidine dipeptidase, whose protein sequence is MATSEILNLNPQGVWKYFHELNQIPRPTGQMEEVTKFVMNFGKSLNLETRQDKAGNVLIKKPASKGYESGKTIIIQSHLDMVPQKNADVTHDFSRDPIQTYIDGEWVKARSTTLGADNGIGCAMMMAVLEDNLLNHPPIEALFTVDEEVGMDGAFGLQKGFLSGTVMLNLDTEEDGDLCVGCAGGTDVNVSFQFKPDEEIEKGDVAFKISLTGLKGGHSGTQIHLGHANANKLMNRFLKDVVRNYEARLANIHGGSLRNAIPRESFAVVTIPEQLSEDLVDLVNEYESLFREEFSGIESSISFKAEKTDVPESLLPIEVQDDLINAVEGCPNGVISMLAEFPGVVESSLNLALVQSTEGQIEVKLLVRSSSESRKEWVCSSVESVFMLAGAKVEFDGAYPGWQPDANSELLTTMTKIYMEKYGQRPNVNVIHAGLECGIIQANAGHKLDIVSFGPTITGAHSPDEAVHIAAVGKSYDYLLAILEQMK, encoded by the coding sequence ATGGCAACATCAGAAATTTTAAACCTAAATCCCCAAGGGGTCTGGAAATATTTTCACGAACTCAATCAAATTCCACGACCTACCGGACAAATGGAAGAGGTCACGAAATTTGTAATGAATTTTGGCAAATCACTCAACCTGGAAACCAGGCAGGATAAAGCAGGGAATGTGCTCATAAAAAAGCCGGCATCAAAAGGGTACGAAAGCGGAAAAACCATTATCATTCAATCGCACCTGGATATGGTTCCCCAAAAAAACGCTGATGTTACCCACGATTTCTCCAGAGACCCCATTCAAACGTATATCGACGGTGAGTGGGTGAAAGCCCGCTCCACAACGTTGGGAGCAGACAACGGTATCGGCTGCGCCATGATGATGGCCGTACTGGAAGATAACCTGCTGAATCACCCGCCTATAGAAGCTCTTTTCACTGTGGATGAAGAAGTGGGAATGGACGGTGCCTTTGGTCTGCAGAAAGGCTTTCTGAGCGGCACGGTCATGTTGAATTTAGATACCGAAGAAGACGGCGATCTCTGTGTTGGTTGTGCCGGAGGGACAGACGTGAATGTCTCTTTCCAGTTTAAGCCCGATGAAGAAATTGAGAAAGGCGACGTGGCTTTTAAGATAAGCCTTACCGGGCTCAAAGGCGGACACTCGGGAACACAGATCCATCTGGGACATGCGAATGCCAACAAACTGATGAACCGGTTTCTCAAAGACGTTGTGAGAAACTACGAAGCCCGTCTCGCAAACATTCACGGAGGATCACTGAGAAACGCCATTCCACGCGAATCATTTGCCGTTGTCACCATCCCCGAACAACTTTCGGAGGACCTGGTTGATTTGGTGAATGAATACGAATCGCTTTTCCGGGAAGAATTTTCAGGAATTGAAAGCTCCATCTCTTTTAAAGCCGAAAAAACCGACGTGCCGGAATCGTTGTTACCGATTGAGGTTCAGGATGATCTGATCAATGCCGTAGAAGGTTGTCCAAACGGAGTAATCAGTATGCTTGCCGAATTTCCGGGTGTAGTAGAAAGCTCGCTCAACCTGGCCCTGGTTCAGTCGACGGAAGGACAGATTGAGGTGAAACTGCTGGTCCGAAGCTCCTCGGAAAGCCGGAAAGAATGGGTTTGTTCATCGGTGGAAAGCGTGTTTATGCTTGCCGGAGCAAAAGTGGAATTCGACGGTGCTTATCCCGGCTGGCAACCCGATGCCAACTCAGAACTACTGACCACGATGACGAAAATATACATGGAGAAGTACGGTCAACGTCCCAACGTAAATGTTATTCACGCCGGACTGGAATGCGGAATCATTCAGGCAAATGCCGGACACAAACTTGATATCGTTTCATTCGGCCCCACCATCACCGGTGCACATTCGCCCGATGAAGCCGTTCATATCGCAGCCGTCGGAAAATCCTACGACTACCTGTTAGCTATTTTGGAACAAATGAAATAA